The Bombus fervidus isolate BK054 chromosome 3, iyBomFerv1, whole genome shotgun sequence genome includes a window with the following:
- the Mip40 gene encoding myb-interacting protein 40 gives MGKKRNIQPPPVPVPGRVKIEIKDELGDNDVLVARDRLKGALRELLQHSDTGSSADSSEESSAQDYKHSMKKIDMYRSKSMGFQQPRKVRRRRQVQMDTAFHHTYVMKLFDRSVDLAQFQEDTPLYPICRAWMANQPRNPNLVPKVRSPSPEIVNEVNISNNILDSNGEVRDVYYLPPPLPCEEAIPRNRIPSPIPREKEELILDYDGQTLKSREMLLREHRVHWNAVRKKWHQQAHKNELRFTHGANILNTIFKRAQSEFE, from the exons AtggggaaaaagagaaatattcaaCCACCACCTGTACCAGTACCTGGTCGTGtgaagatagaaataaaagatgaaTTAG GAGATAATGATGTACTTGTTGCAAGAGATCGTTTAAAAGGTGCTCTGAGAGAATTACTACAGCATAGTGATACAGGATCATCAGCAGATTCAAGTGAAGAAAGTTCAGCCCAAGATTATAAACAttcaatgaaaaaaat tgATATGTACAGATCAAAATCAATGGGTTTTCAACAACCACGTAAAGTTAGACGCCGTAGACAAGTACAAATGGATACTGCATTTCATCATACTtatgtaatgaaattatttgataGAAGTGTTGATTTAGCTCAATTTCAAGAAGATACACCACTTTATCCCATATGTAGAGCATGGATGGCAAATCAACCAAGAAATCCTAATCTTGTACCAAA AGTACGCAGTCCAAGTCCAGAAATAGTGAATGAAGTGaatataagtaataatatattggaTAGTAATGGAGAAGTTCGTGATGTTTATTACTTGCCACCTCCACTACCTTGTGAAGAAGCTATACCTAGAAATCGTATACCTTCACCAAtacctagagaaaaagaagaattgaTTTTAGATTAT GATGGACAAACCCTAAAATCACGAGAAATGTTGTTGAGAGAACATAGAGTACATTGGAACGCTGTGCGCAAAAAATGGCATCAACAAGCACATAAGAATGAACTGCGTTTTACGCATGGTGCAAATATATTGAATACTATATTTAAGAg gGCACAATCAGAATTTGAGTAA
- the LOC139998352 gene encoding multiple inositol polyphosphate phosphatase 1 isoform X1 — protein sequence MRLLNAQVFLIINAISVAFIFAHNCLLDNRDYKCRIGTKTPYRFISNHDDSPLEYPGCISRKIWLILRHGTRYPGKKYIPSMIEKLPKLQKIILDNYKENESEFTDEDIDLFKEWKITFNEDDIMKLAEEGEDEMIDIGERYQSRFPTLMPEIYDNQTYRFKYTATQRTEESAKNFATGLFGRHSSYRVQYPEAEHKDPVLRFYKRCQRWRSEVDKNPDSQIEKEKFLKSNVYKKMLEDVSRRIGYQVDHEIVHLMYVMCGFETAWHKNAESPWCRIFSLDEFKVLEFADDLEYYWNDGYGYKLSYEQACPALRDVFNFFMADEGLVVSVYFSHSGTILKLLALLGIAKEDQHLTHDLFSLYAENRAWRTGVIDTFASNIAFVLYNCSGGPSILFMHQERPLHLPGCPMNVPCPLSTMKALYPDQEEECQFETLCSIEESS from the exons ATGCGACTATTAAATGCtcaagtatttttaattattaatgcaATAAGTGTAGCATTTATCTTTGCACACAATTGCCTTTTGGACAATAGAGACTATAAATGTAGAATAGGAACTAAAACACCATATAGATTTATATCAAACCATGATGATTCTCCTCTTGAATACCCAG GTTgtatttcaagaaaaatatgGTTAATTTTAAGACATGGTACAAGATATCCTGGTAAAAAGTATATACCATCCATGATTGAAAAACTGCCAAAGTTACAAAAGATTATCCTGGATAACTATAAAGAGAATGAATCAGAATTTACAGATGAAGATATAGACTTATTTAAAGAGTggaaaattacttttaacgaagatgatattatgaaattagcagaagaaggagaagatgaAATGATCGATATTGGAGAAAGATATCAATCCAGATTTCCCACTCTTATGCCAGAGATTTATGATAATCAAACTTATAga ttTAAGTACACTGCCACTCAACGCACAGAGGAAAGTGCTAAGAACTTTGCTACTGGTTTATTTGGAAGACACAGTAGTTATCGAGTTCAGTATCCAGAAGCAGAACACAAGGATCCTGTGTTAAGA TTTTATAAACGTTGTCAACGTTGGCGTTCTGAAGTGGACAAAAATCCAGATTcgcaaatagaaaaagaaaaattcttgaaGAGCAATGTTTATAAGAAAATGTTAGAAGACGTTTCTAGACGTATTGGTTATCAGGTTGATCACG AAATTGTACATTTGATGTACGTGATGTGTGGATTTGAAACTGCATGGCACAAAAACGCCGAGTCACCATGGTGTAGAATATTTTCGCTAGACGAgttcaaa GTACTCGAATTTGCAGATGATTTGGAATATTATTGGAACGATGGATATGGTTACAAATTGTCTTACGAGCAAGCTTGCCCAGCTTTGAGAGatgtttttaacttttttat GGCAGATGAAGGACTGGTAGTATCGGTGTATTTTAGTCATTCAGGAACCATTTTGAAACTATTAGCTCTATTAGGAATCGCTAAGGAAGATCAACATTTAACGCATGATTTATTTTCGTTATATGCGGAGAACAGAGCTTGGAGAACTGGGGTTATCGATACTTTCGCATCTAATATCGCATTCGTTTTATacaa ttgtTCTGGAGGTCCCAGTATTCTCTTCATGCATCAGGAAAGGCCATTACATCTACCAGGTTGTCCTATGAATGTGCCATGTCCACTGTCTACAATGAAAGCACTTTACCCTGACCAAGAAGAGGAGTGTCAGTTCGAAACATTGTGTTCAATAGAGGAATCATCATAA
- the LOC139998352 gene encoding multiple inositol polyphosphate phosphatase 1 isoform X2 — protein MIEKLPKLQKIILDNYKENESEFTDEDIDLFKEWKITFNEDDIMKLAEEGEDEMIDIGERYQSRFPTLMPEIYDNQTYRFKYTATQRTEESAKNFATGLFGRHSSYRVQYPEAEHKDPVLRFYKRCQRWRSEVDKNPDSQIEKEKFLKSNVYKKMLEDVSRRIGYQVDHEIVHLMYVMCGFETAWHKNAESPWCRIFSLDEFKVLEFADDLEYYWNDGYGYKLSYEQACPALRDVFNFFMADEGLVVSVYFSHSGTILKLLALLGIAKEDQHLTHDLFSLYAENRAWRTGVIDTFASNIAFVLYNCSGGPSILFMHQERPLHLPGCPMNVPCPLSTMKALYPDQEEECQFETLCSIEESS, from the exons ATGATTGAAAAACTGCCAAAGTTACAAAAGATTATCCTGGATAACTATAAAGAGAATGAATCAGAATTTACAGATGAAGATATAGACTTATTTAAAGAGTggaaaattacttttaacgaagatgatattatgaaattagcagaagaaggagaagatgaAATGATCGATATTGGAGAAAGATATCAATCCAGATTTCCCACTCTTATGCCAGAGATTTATGATAATCAAACTTATAga ttTAAGTACACTGCCACTCAACGCACAGAGGAAAGTGCTAAGAACTTTGCTACTGGTTTATTTGGAAGACACAGTAGTTATCGAGTTCAGTATCCAGAAGCAGAACACAAGGATCCTGTGTTAAGA TTTTATAAACGTTGTCAACGTTGGCGTTCTGAAGTGGACAAAAATCCAGATTcgcaaatagaaaaagaaaaattcttgaaGAGCAATGTTTATAAGAAAATGTTAGAAGACGTTTCTAGACGTATTGGTTATCAGGTTGATCACG AAATTGTACATTTGATGTACGTGATGTGTGGATTTGAAACTGCATGGCACAAAAACGCCGAGTCACCATGGTGTAGAATATTTTCGCTAGACGAgttcaaa GTACTCGAATTTGCAGATGATTTGGAATATTATTGGAACGATGGATATGGTTACAAATTGTCTTACGAGCAAGCTTGCCCAGCTTTGAGAGatgtttttaacttttttat GGCAGATGAAGGACTGGTAGTATCGGTGTATTTTAGTCATTCAGGAACCATTTTGAAACTATTAGCTCTATTAGGAATCGCTAAGGAAGATCAACATTTAACGCATGATTTATTTTCGTTATATGCGGAGAACAGAGCTTGGAGAACTGGGGTTATCGATACTTTCGCATCTAATATCGCATTCGTTTTATacaa ttgtTCTGGAGGTCCCAGTATTCTCTTCATGCATCAGGAAAGGCCATTACATCTACCAGGTTGTCCTATGAATGTGCCATGTCCACTGTCTACAATGAAAGCACTTTACCCTGACCAAGAAGAGGAGTGTCAGTTCGAAACATTGTGTTCAATAGAGGAATCATCATAA
- the LOC139985740 gene encoding venom acid phosphatase Acph-1 gives MDIKWISRIIICALYFQASWAELKLIQTIFRHGNRMPSNIKYYPNDPYVNYTYEPAGRGGLTNVGKLSMYKLGQYFRERYDQFLGQIYTSKDIWFRADEVERVVMSGQLVAAGLYPPCEEQRWNSNLNWQPIPVWTPLNSNDCLYNGQFLTNFYIWRNNVEKTDETVVQFQKQNKDVYRYLSEHTGGNITQSRTFNLRQFLYTQKDIGLKLPEWTKSVFPNGKLDELAVNDIYIRTRTPQMKQLLAGMWIREWLNHVDDHLNKNDTRKAFMYAAHDLNIAYILAALDNFDNEIPYYGSTLIFELHEEDNEYYIQMLYRNKENIQLLKFPNCGDKMCPLDKFKEFVMPIIPKNLEEICGQE, from the exons ATGGATATTAAATGGATCTCAAGGATCATCATTTGCGCCCTTTATTTTCAAGCATCTTGGGCCGAGCTGAAGCTCATACAAACGATATTTAGACATGGAAACAGAATGCCATCGAATATCAAGTACTATCCGAACGATCCTTACGTTAACTACACTTACGAACCAGCAGGACGAGGAGGTTTAACAAAC gtTGGTAAACTGTCTATGTACAAACTTGGCCAATATTTTCGTGAAAGATACGACCAATTTTTAGGGCAAATTTACACTTCAAAAGATATTTGGTTCCGCGCCGATGAGGTAGAGAGAGTCGTAATGAGTGGACAACTAGTAGCAGCTGGATTATACCCTCCGTGTGAAGAACAAAG GTGGAATTCTAATTTAAATTGGCAACCGATACCTGTATGGACACCGCTGAATTCGAACGATTGCCTGTATAATGggcaatttttaacaaatttctatatatgGAGAAATAACGTGGAGAAAACAGATGAGACTGTAGTGCAATTTCAAAAACAGAATAAAGATGTTTATAGGTATTTATCTGAACATACAGGCGGTAATATCACACAATCTAGAACTTTCAACTTACGTCAATTTTTGTACACACAg AAAGATATTGGTTTAAAATTACCCGAATGGACAAAATCTGTTTTTCCTAATGGAAAGCTAGATGAGTTAGCTGTAAACGATATTTACATTCGAACTCGTACTCCACAAATGAAGCAGTTATTAGCtg GAATGTGGATTCGCGAATGGCTGAATCATGTTGATGACCATTTAAATAAGAATGATACACGAAAAGCATTTATGTATGCGGCACATGATCTAAATATTGCTTATATACTTGCAGCACTAGACAATTTTGATAACGAAATTCCTTACTATGGTAGTACTCTGATATTTGAATTACATGAAGAGGataacgaatattatattcaG ATGCTTTATAGAAACAaggaaaatattcaattactCAAATTCCCTAACTGTGGTGACAAAATGTGTCCATTAGATAAGTTCAAAGAATTTGTAATGCCTATAATACCGAAAAATCTGGAAGAAATATGTGGAcaggaataa
- the Acph-1 gene encoding venom acid phosphatase isoform X1, with product MRSKLFNLVTYHGMSLSPIYGRYRSSKSNMNNMVSFNYLKNFSSIYMVVALAAIIGITTVQAELKLVNVLFRHGDRTPDATNDEKYPNDPYLNNPFYPMGRGQLTNNGKMREYVLGQFLRQRYGHFLGDVYRSEAVSAISSDYDRTKMSLQLVLAGLFSPSNLQRWNHDLNWQPIPAKYLRRYEDNLFLPEDCLLFTIEYNRVLQSPAGKQEIGKYSNLMRQLTEWTGKNISTPWDMYYIYHTLMAESSLGLTLPEWSHAIFPNGELLNATIFSYNIANSTPLLKRLYGGPFLRIVTRHMLNHVTGAQNRERKINLFSGHESNVAAVLHALGVFYPHVPEYSSSVILELHQNNNAYYVKVLNYLGIPSEARELQLPGCEILCPLDKYLQLIEGVMPSNDELICDKGLSHAFVDRKSIEELSLLKYNLIKTAGIIESK from the exons ATGCGATCGAAATTGTTTAATCTTGTGACATACCATGGTATGAGTTTATCACCGATTTATGGGAGATATCGCAGTTCAAA GTCGAACATGAACAATATGgtttcgtttaattatctCAAGAATTTCTCATCGATATACATGGTCGTGGCTTTGGCTGCCATAATTGGTATTACAACTGTTCAAGCAGAGCTCAAACTAGTGAATGTG TTATTCCGTCATGGCGATAGGACACCTGATGCCActaacgatgaaaaatatccAAACGACCCTTACCTGAATAATCCTTTTTATCCAATGGGTCGGGGCCAGTTAACTAAC AATGGCAAAATGAGAGAATATGTACTGGGACAATTCTTGAGACAGAGGTACGGTCACTTCCTCGGAGATGTTTATAGAAGCGAAGCTGTCTCAGCTATCAGTTCAGATTATGACAGAACGAAAATGTCTTTGCAACTCGTTCTCGCTGGTCTCTTCTCGCCATCCAATTTACAACGATGGAATCACGATCTAAATTGGCAACCTATTCCTGCGAAATATTTACGACGCTACGAGGATAATCTCTTCCTGCCAGAGGATTGTCTTTT GTTTACGATCGAATACAATAGAGTATTGCAGTCACCGGCGGGAAAAcaggaaattggaaaatatagCAACCTTATGAGACAATTAACAGAGTGGACTGGTAAAAACATATCTACACCATGGGATATGTATTACATATATCACACACTGATGGCCGAGAGTTCTCTCGGTCTTACTTTACCAGAATGGTCACACGCAATATTTCCAAATGGAGAGTTATTGAATGCAACGATATTTTCGTATAACATCGCTAATTCGACTCCTCTGTTGAAAAGATTGTACGGAg GTCCGTTCCTCCGGATCGTTACAAGGCATATGTTAAATCATGTAACCGGTGCACAAAATCGagaacgaaaaattaatttatttagtgGACACGAAAGCAACGTTGCCGCCGTTTTGCACGCTCTTGGAGTTTTTTATCCACACGTTCCCGAATATTCCAGTTCTGTTATATTGGAACTTCATCAAAACAACAACGCTTACTACGTAAAG GTACTTAACTACTTGGGCATTCCATCCGAAGCAAGAGAACTTCAACTACCTGGATGTGAGATACTTTGTCCTTTGGACAAGTATTTGCAATTGATAGAAGGAGTGATGCCATCAAACGACGAACTGATTTGCGACAAAGGTCTGTCACATGCATTTGTAGACAGGAAGTCAATCGAGGAATTAAGTTTATTGAAATACAATCTGATAAAAACTGCAGGAATAATTGAAAGTAAATAA
- the Acph-1 gene encoding venom acid phosphatase isoform X2, translating into MSNMNNMVSFNYLKNFSSIYMVVALAAIIGITTVQAELKLVNVLFRHGDRTPDATNDEKYPNDPYLNNPFYPMGRGQLTNNGKMREYVLGQFLRQRYGHFLGDVYRSEAVSAISSDYDRTKMSLQLVLAGLFSPSNLQRWNHDLNWQPIPAKYLRRYEDNLFLPEDCLLFTIEYNRVLQSPAGKQEIGKYSNLMRQLTEWTGKNISTPWDMYYIYHTLMAESSLGLTLPEWSHAIFPNGELLNATIFSYNIANSTPLLKRLYGGPFLRIVTRHMLNHVTGAQNRERKINLFSGHESNVAAVLHALGVFYPHVPEYSSSVILELHQNNNAYYVKVLNYLGIPSEARELQLPGCEILCPLDKYLQLIEGVMPSNDELICDKGLSHAFVDRKSIEELSLLKYNLIKTAGIIESK; encoded by the exons AT GTCGAACATGAACAATATGgtttcgtttaattatctCAAGAATTTCTCATCGATATACATGGTCGTGGCTTTGGCTGCCATAATTGGTATTACAACTGTTCAAGCAGAGCTCAAACTAGTGAATGTG TTATTCCGTCATGGCGATAGGACACCTGATGCCActaacgatgaaaaatatccAAACGACCCTTACCTGAATAATCCTTTTTATCCAATGGGTCGGGGCCAGTTAACTAAC AATGGCAAAATGAGAGAATATGTACTGGGACAATTCTTGAGACAGAGGTACGGTCACTTCCTCGGAGATGTTTATAGAAGCGAAGCTGTCTCAGCTATCAGTTCAGATTATGACAGAACGAAAATGTCTTTGCAACTCGTTCTCGCTGGTCTCTTCTCGCCATCCAATTTACAACGATGGAATCACGATCTAAATTGGCAACCTATTCCTGCGAAATATTTACGACGCTACGAGGATAATCTCTTCCTGCCAGAGGATTGTCTTTT GTTTACGATCGAATACAATAGAGTATTGCAGTCACCGGCGGGAAAAcaggaaattggaaaatatagCAACCTTATGAGACAATTAACAGAGTGGACTGGTAAAAACATATCTACACCATGGGATATGTATTACATATATCACACACTGATGGCCGAGAGTTCTCTCGGTCTTACTTTACCAGAATGGTCACACGCAATATTTCCAAATGGAGAGTTATTGAATGCAACGATATTTTCGTATAACATCGCTAATTCGACTCCTCTGTTGAAAAGATTGTACGGAg GTCCGTTCCTCCGGATCGTTACAAGGCATATGTTAAATCATGTAACCGGTGCACAAAATCGagaacgaaaaattaatttatttagtgGACACGAAAGCAACGTTGCCGCCGTTTTGCACGCTCTTGGAGTTTTTTATCCACACGTTCCCGAATATTCCAGTTCTGTTATATTGGAACTTCATCAAAACAACAACGCTTACTACGTAAAG GTACTTAACTACTTGGGCATTCCATCCGAAGCAAGAGAACTTCAACTACCTGGATGTGAGATACTTTGTCCTTTGGACAAGTATTTGCAATTGATAGAAGGAGTGATGCCATCAAACGACGAACTGATTTGCGACAAAGGTCTGTCACATGCATTTGTAGACAGGAAGTCAATCGAGGAATTAAGTTTATTGAAATACAATCTGATAAAAACTGCAGGAATAATTGAAAGTAAATAA
- the Acph-1 gene encoding venom acid phosphatase isoform X3, translating into MNNMVSFNYLKNFSSIYMVVALAAIIGITTVQAELKLVNVLFRHGDRTPDATNDEKYPNDPYLNNPFYPMGRGQLTNNGKMREYVLGQFLRQRYGHFLGDVYRSEAVSAISSDYDRTKMSLQLVLAGLFSPSNLQRWNHDLNWQPIPAKYLRRYEDNLFLPEDCLLFTIEYNRVLQSPAGKQEIGKYSNLMRQLTEWTGKNISTPWDMYYIYHTLMAESSLGLTLPEWSHAIFPNGELLNATIFSYNIANSTPLLKRLYGGPFLRIVTRHMLNHVTGAQNRERKINLFSGHESNVAAVLHALGVFYPHVPEYSSSVILELHQNNNAYYVKVLNYLGIPSEARELQLPGCEILCPLDKYLQLIEGVMPSNDELICDKGLSHAFVDRKSIEELSLLKYNLIKTAGIIESK; encoded by the exons ATGAACAATATGgtttcgtttaattatctCAAGAATTTCTCATCGATATACATGGTCGTGGCTTTGGCTGCCATAATTGGTATTACAACTGTTCAAGCAGAGCTCAAACTAGTGAATGTG TTATTCCGTCATGGCGATAGGACACCTGATGCCActaacgatgaaaaatatccAAACGACCCTTACCTGAATAATCCTTTTTATCCAATGGGTCGGGGCCAGTTAACTAAC AATGGCAAAATGAGAGAATATGTACTGGGACAATTCTTGAGACAGAGGTACGGTCACTTCCTCGGAGATGTTTATAGAAGCGAAGCTGTCTCAGCTATCAGTTCAGATTATGACAGAACGAAAATGTCTTTGCAACTCGTTCTCGCTGGTCTCTTCTCGCCATCCAATTTACAACGATGGAATCACGATCTAAATTGGCAACCTATTCCTGCGAAATATTTACGACGCTACGAGGATAATCTCTTCCTGCCAGAGGATTGTCTTTT GTTTACGATCGAATACAATAGAGTATTGCAGTCACCGGCGGGAAAAcaggaaattggaaaatatagCAACCTTATGAGACAATTAACAGAGTGGACTGGTAAAAACATATCTACACCATGGGATATGTATTACATATATCACACACTGATGGCCGAGAGTTCTCTCGGTCTTACTTTACCAGAATGGTCACACGCAATATTTCCAAATGGAGAGTTATTGAATGCAACGATATTTTCGTATAACATCGCTAATTCGACTCCTCTGTTGAAAAGATTGTACGGAg GTCCGTTCCTCCGGATCGTTACAAGGCATATGTTAAATCATGTAACCGGTGCACAAAATCGagaacgaaaaattaatttatttagtgGACACGAAAGCAACGTTGCCGCCGTTTTGCACGCTCTTGGAGTTTTTTATCCACACGTTCCCGAATATTCCAGTTCTGTTATATTGGAACTTCATCAAAACAACAACGCTTACTACGTAAAG GTACTTAACTACTTGGGCATTCCATCCGAAGCAAGAGAACTTCAACTACCTGGATGTGAGATACTTTGTCCTTTGGACAAGTATTTGCAATTGATAGAAGGAGTGATGCCATCAAACGACGAACTGATTTGCGACAAAGGTCTGTCACATGCATTTGTAGACAGGAAGTCAATCGAGGAATTAAGTTTATTGAAATACAATCTGATAAAAACTGCAGGAATAATTGAAAGTAAATAA